A window of Parasynechococcus marenigrum WH 8102 contains these coding sequences:
- a CDS encoding bifunctional cobalt-precorrin-7 (C(5))-methyltransferase/cobalt-precorrin-6B (C(15))-methyltransferase, which produces MIDVIGTDAGAPASLPAAQQALIRAAEQIAAPRRLQPALETWLESPVPLIDSDDPRHLVEVLSALSAQTNAVVLASGDPLWFGIGRILAERLGPERLRFHPAPTSLQLAFARIGRPWQDARWVSLHGRDPEPLARELQTRPRALAVLTDPGRGGADAVRRCLRSSGLEASYQLWLGENLGHADERMRLIPADAPLPEPLQPLLVALLIAEEPSIPNSRALPLFGLEDGLYLQHPDHPGLMTKREARIQLLADLDLPDQGVLWDLGAGTGSIGLEALRLRPQLRLLAVERRAGGAALIQANAKRLEVMPSAVVETDALSLLSADLPDGLDQPDRVLLGGGGPHREALLKAVLQRLRPSGIVVIPLATLEAVATLRPLMEQSGLTVQLNQLQAWRGQPLSDGTRLAPMNPILSLKGT; this is translated from the coding sequence ATGATCGATGTGATCGGTACTGACGCAGGGGCACCGGCCTCGCTGCCCGCTGCGCAGCAAGCCCTGATTCGAGCTGCCGAACAGATCGCTGCACCGCGCCGCCTTCAGCCAGCCCTTGAAACATGGCTGGAAAGCCCGGTTCCCCTGATCGACAGCGACGACCCCCGCCATCTGGTGGAGGTGCTCAGCGCTCTCTCCGCTCAAACCAACGCGGTGGTGCTGGCCAGTGGGGACCCGCTCTGGTTCGGCATCGGCAGAATCCTGGCGGAGCGCCTCGGGCCGGAGCGGCTGCGCTTTCATCCCGCGCCCACCAGCCTGCAACTGGCCTTTGCCCGCATCGGTCGTCCCTGGCAGGACGCCCGCTGGGTGAGCCTGCATGGACGCGATCCCGAGCCCCTGGCCCGGGAACTGCAGACGCGGCCGAGGGCCCTGGCGGTGCTCACCGACCCTGGCCGTGGCGGTGCCGACGCCGTGCGCCGCTGTCTGCGCAGCAGCGGTCTGGAGGCGAGCTATCAGCTCTGGCTGGGGGAAAACCTTGGCCATGCCGACGAACGGATGCGGCTGATCCCGGCCGATGCCCCCCTGCCGGAGCCACTGCAGCCATTGCTGGTGGCACTGTTGATTGCCGAGGAACCGTCCATTCCGAACTCGAGGGCGTTGCCGTTGTTCGGTCTGGAGGATGGCCTGTACCTCCAGCACCCGGATCACCCCGGGCTGATGACCAAGCGGGAGGCACGCATCCAGTTGCTGGCGGATCTGGATCTGCCCGATCAGGGAGTGCTCTGGGACCTTGGCGCCGGCACGGGCAGCATCGGACTGGAGGCCCTTCGCCTACGGCCCCAGCTCAGGCTGCTGGCGGTGGAGCGCCGGGCCGGTGGGGCTGCCTTGATCCAGGCCAATGCAAAGCGGCTCGAGGTGATGCCCAGCGCCGTGGTGGAAACCGATGCGCTGAGCCTGCTGTCCGCCGATCTGCCTGACGGCCTGGACCAACCGGATCGCGTGTTGCTGGGTGGTGGCGGCCCCCATCGCGAGGCGCTGCTGAAGGCAGTGCTGCAACGGTTGCGTCCATCGGGGATCGTGGTGATTCCGCTGGCGACCCTTGAAGCGGTGGCCACGCTGCGGCCGCTGATGGAGCAGTCAGGACTGACGGTGCAGCTCAATCAATTGCAGGCCTGGCGAGGCCAACCCCTCAGCGATGGCACCCGCCTGGCACCGATGAACCCAATCCTGAGCCTAAAAGGCACGTAA
- a CDS encoding DUF192 domain-containing protein, with protein sequence MDLPAPQQLPVTAQWCLEDRRCIALEVARTPKQQQIGLMQRPALPPLRGMWFPFDRPRLLSFWMLNTLAPLDMLFLRDNRVMAIAADVPVCPKLPCPSYGPADPSDGVVELRAGEARRLGIRPGDQVQIETISY encoded by the coding sequence ATGGATCTGCCGGCACCGCAGCAGCTGCCCGTCACCGCGCAATGGTGCCTGGAAGACCGACGCTGCATCGCCCTGGAGGTGGCCCGCACCCCAAAGCAGCAGCAGATCGGTCTGATGCAGCGGCCGGCCTTGCCACCGCTGCGTGGCATGTGGTTTCCCTTTGACCGTCCCAGGCTGCTGAGCTTCTGGATGCTCAACACCCTTGCGCCGCTGGACATGCTGTTTCTGCGGGACAACCGGGTGATGGCCATTGCGGCTGATGTTCCGGTCTGTCCGAAGCTGCCTTGCCCCAGCTACGGCCCGGCGGATCCCAGTGACGGGGTGGTGGAGTTGCGGGCCGGGGAGGCCCGTCGTCTGGGCATTCGCCCTGGCGATCAAGTCCAGATTGAGACGATATCGTATTAA